A part of Terriglobus roseus genomic DNA contains:
- a CDS encoding outer membrane beta-barrel protein: MKRSFYLHGLCAAAVALSAISLAPTALAAGPSTPDTPKSLTPAPLFNPNAVSVSSDDFHYQPSGISSSSDDAIAAADPSASLHFDTGTQPPPGRRSYGRSRYQDHLHNADGSTKIAFMAGAGMTVPTGDTAKYYTPSWTVAFGGGWNFNRMFGVLGEFHYDRMGVTGGAINYEYNNVLNYIEQYGYGPNDLAGFDANAHVLSLTVNPIVNFSDPRSKMGAYVTGGGGWYRKSTNFTLPTAQTGCNYYYCQTFYSTYNFDSYSANAFGWNVGFGLTYKLSEFSSERLFVDARYHWVPIKDEGFAQDPFFPFNRRHTGYIPVTFGLRF; encoded by the coding sequence ATGAAACGGTCCTTTTATCTTCATGGCCTCTGTGCTGCAGCGGTGGCTCTGTCAGCGATTTCGCTTGCTCCAACCGCCTTGGCTGCAGGCCCATCGACACCGGACACCCCAAAATCCCTCACGCCAGCTCCCCTCTTCAATCCCAATGCTGTCAGCGTCTCCTCAGACGACTTCCACTACCAGCCTTCCGGCATCAGCAGCAGCTCAGATGATGCGATTGCAGCGGCAGATCCCTCCGCGTCGTTGCACTTTGACACCGGCACACAGCCGCCTCCGGGACGCCGCTCGTACGGACGTTCGCGCTATCAGGACCACCTGCACAATGCTGATGGTTCGACAAAAATCGCCTTCATGGCAGGCGCTGGCATGACCGTCCCCACCGGCGACACGGCAAAGTACTACACCCCTAGCTGGACGGTTGCTTTCGGTGGTGGATGGAACTTCAACCGCATGTTCGGCGTCCTCGGCGAGTTCCACTATGACCGCATGGGCGTCACCGGCGGAGCCATCAACTACGAGTACAACAACGTACTGAACTACATTGAGCAATACGGTTACGGCCCGAACGACCTAGCCGGTTTCGACGCCAATGCGCACGTGCTTTCGTTGACGGTGAACCCCATCGTCAACTTCTCGGATCCGCGCAGCAAGATGGGCGCTTACGTGACAGGCGGTGGTGGCTGGTATCGCAAGAGCACCAACTTCACGCTGCCCACCGCGCAAACAGGTTGCAATTACTACTATTGCCAGACCTTCTACAGCACATACAACTTCGATTCGTATAGCGCCAACGCCTTCGGCTGGAACGTCGGCTTCGGTCTCACCTACAAACTCAGCGAGTTTTCCAGCGAACGCCTCTTCGTAGACGCGCGCTACCACTGGGTGCCCATCAAGGATGAAGGCTTCGCGCAGGATCCCTTCTTCCCCTTCAACCGTCGTCACACCGGCTACATCCCGGTTACCTTCGGTCTCCGCTTCTAA
- a CDS encoding cation-efflux pump: MRSGQTTPEMEPSLAEASELKRNTALRSVLAASGITLLKIITGLSTGSLGMLSEAAHSAIDLVASCLTLFSLRLSDRPADEDHTYGHGRVESLSAFIETGFMLASSIWIVYEAIHRILRYAHGQSLDLEASIWPVVVLLLSIAVDYTRSRALAKVAKEAHSQALEAEALHFGTDIWSGTAVLIGLLAAFLGKRLGIPALELADPIAALVVSLIILKVTYTLARETVDALLDATTPEMRKQLVDAIRNVEGVASVNNLRMRRAGTRYFADVAIGIRRNTTLQRSQQIVATATEAVQKTMPGTDVVIRTIPYAGRSESVFDRVRAVALRNNLSIHDVSVQDVEGGLAVELHLELPEHMPLRDAHDTVTRVESEMKQEVPEIRSVITHIESEESTIEPAVRLQHDRDLEDAVRRAAEGFPEVLDVHNIVTLRSGDHLQMSCHCSMDDDLPMGIVHRVITQMEAAFLRERPEVDRLLIHPEPATDNDR, encoded by the coding sequence ATGCGTTCCGGCCAGACCACCCCCGAAATGGAACCGAGCCTGGCCGAAGCCTCTGAGCTGAAGCGCAACACCGCGCTGCGCAGTGTCCTGGCCGCCAGCGGCATCACGCTGCTGAAGATCATCACCGGCCTCTCCACCGGCTCGCTCGGCATGCTCAGCGAGGCAGCGCACTCCGCCATCGATCTCGTCGCCTCCTGCCTCACACTCTTCAGCCTTCGACTCTCCGACCGCCCGGCCGACGAGGACCACACCTACGGCCACGGCCGCGTGGAAAGCCTGTCGGCCTTCATCGAAACCGGCTTCATGCTCGCCTCGTCCATCTGGATCGTCTACGAGGCAATCCACCGCATCCTGCGCTACGCCCACGGCCAGAGCCTCGATCTGGAAGCCTCCATCTGGCCCGTCGTCGTCCTGCTGCTCTCCATCGCGGTCGACTACACACGCTCGCGCGCCCTCGCCAAAGTCGCCAAGGAAGCCCACTCCCAGGCCCTCGAAGCCGAAGCCCTGCACTTCGGCACGGACATCTGGTCCGGCACCGCGGTCCTCATTGGCCTGCTCGCAGCCTTCCTCGGCAAACGCCTCGGCATCCCCGCGCTGGAACTTGCCGACCCCATCGCCGCGCTCGTCGTCTCGCTCATCATCCTGAAAGTCACGTACACTCTCGCGCGCGAAACAGTCGACGCCCTGCTCGACGCCACCACCCCGGAGATGCGCAAGCAACTCGTTGACGCCATCCGCAACGTCGAAGGCGTGGCTTCAGTGAACAACCTCCGCATGCGACGCGCCGGCACACGCTACTTCGCCGACGTCGCCATCGGCATTCGTCGCAACACCACCCTCCAGCGCTCGCAGCAGATCGTCGCCACCGCCACCGAAGCCGTGCAGAAAACCATGCCCGGCACCGACGTCGTGATCCGCACCATTCCCTACGCGGGCCGCAGCGAAAGCGTCTTTGACCGCGTCCGCGCCGTAGCCCTGCGCAACAACCTCTCCATCCACGACGTCTCCGTGCAGGACGTCGAAGGCGGCCTAGCCGTCGAACTCCATCTCGAACTCCCCGAGCACATGCCACTCCGCGACGCACATGACACCGTCACCCGCGTCGAGTCGGAGATGAAGCAGGAAGTCCCCGAAATCCGCTCCGTCATCACGCACATCGAGTCAGAAGAAAGCACCATCGAACCCGCCGTCCGCCTGCAGCACGACCGCGACCTGGAAGACGCCGTCCGCCGCGCCGCCGAAGGCTTCCCTGAGGTTCTCGATGTCCATAACATCGTCACCCTCCGCAGCGGCGACCATCTCCAAATGAGCTGCCACTGCTCCATGGACGACGACCTGCCCATGGGCATCGTCCACCGCGTCATCACGCAGATGGAAGCCGCCTTCCTCCGCGAGCGCCCTGAGGTCGACCGCCTCCTCATCCACCCCGAACCAGCCACGGACAACGACCGCTAG
- a CDS encoding TetR/AcrR family transcriptional regulator, producing MAVFDPNRKRNARGEQRQQELLHAAATVFARLGYHETTTNAIAAEAGVSPATLYQFFPNKDAIASALTASYAREMADAERALDPEFSLDFHEAIHALLDLCMRYNREKPEFHTLVLNAPLSDDARHEKHQLGQVFVDFIAERLHRAQPNLSRAERTHHAQIALLIFRGILDELTTATRTTRPRLQQAMHDAVLRYLEPLLPTSKRNKN from the coding sequence GTGGCAGTCTTTGACCCCAACCGGAAACGAAACGCGCGCGGCGAACAACGTCAGCAGGAACTGCTACATGCAGCCGCCACCGTCTTCGCACGCCTTGGTTATCACGAGACCACCACCAACGCCATCGCTGCGGAAGCAGGCGTCTCCCCCGCCACGCTCTATCAGTTCTTTCCCAATAAAGACGCCATCGCCAGCGCGCTCACTGCGTCATACGCGCGCGAAATGGCCGACGCAGAACGCGCACTCGACCCGGAATTTTCCTTAGACTTCCACGAAGCCATCCACGCTCTGCTCGACCTCTGCATGCGCTACAACCGCGAGAAGCCAGAGTTCCACACGCTGGTCCTGAACGCACCGCTCTCCGATGACGCACGCCACGAAAAACACCAGCTAGGCCAGGTCTTCGTAGACTTCATCGCAGAGCGCCTGCATCGTGCACAACCCAACCTGTCCCGCGCAGAACGCACACATCACGCCCAGATAGCACTACTCATCTTCCGCGGCATCCTCGACGAACTCACCACAGCCACACGCACCACACGCCCACGCCTCCAACAAGCCATGCACGACGCGGTGCTCCGTTACCTCGAACCCCTGCTACCCACAAGCAAACGCAACAAAAACTGA
- a CDS encoding NmrA family NAD(P)-binding protein — translation MFTVMGITGRVGGAVAENLLVAGKKVRGVVRNVEKANAWAEKGVELVQSAYDDAQGLAKAFVGAEGVFAMIPPDFAPDPALPDQKRTIAAIHDALEQAKPGKAVFLSSIGSEQPSGLGLITSTHLMEEAMRTLQIPVAYLRAGSFMENWMGALDHIRATGEMPFFYTPLDRKFPLVATRDIGLVGAQVLQESWNGERVLEVDGPKGGTDLYEVAAAFGKALGREVKGVALPEVAWQGVLEAMGTPADRTGLYIEMVKSFNSGWIHFGNPDTEKFYGPTTIEAFADGLR, via the coding sequence ATGTTCACGGTGATGGGAATTACGGGCAGGGTTGGCGGAGCGGTTGCGGAGAATCTGTTGGTGGCGGGCAAGAAGGTGCGCGGCGTTGTTCGCAATGTGGAAAAGGCCAACGCGTGGGCTGAAAAGGGTGTGGAGTTGGTGCAGTCTGCGTATGACGACGCGCAGGGATTGGCGAAGGCATTTGTGGGAGCCGAGGGTGTGTTTGCGATGATTCCGCCGGACTTTGCGCCTGATCCTGCATTGCCTGACCAGAAGCGCACGATTGCTGCGATTCATGATGCGTTGGAGCAAGCGAAGCCGGGCAAGGCGGTGTTTCTCTCGTCGATTGGTTCGGAGCAGCCGAGTGGTTTGGGGTTGATTACGTCGACGCACCTGATGGAAGAGGCGATGCGCACGCTACAGATTCCCGTTGCTTATCTGCGTGCGGGCAGCTTCATGGAGAACTGGATGGGTGCGTTGGATCACATCCGTGCGACAGGCGAGATGCCGTTCTTCTATACGCCTCTGGATCGCAAGTTTCCGCTGGTGGCTACGCGTGACATTGGGCTGGTGGGTGCGCAGGTGTTGCAGGAAAGCTGGAACGGAGAGCGCGTGCTTGAGGTGGATGGGCCGAAGGGCGGAACGGATCTGTACGAGGTTGCTGCTGCGTTCGGTAAGGCGCTGGGGCGTGAGGTGAAGGGCGTGGCACTCCCCGAGGTGGCGTGGCAGGGTGTCTTGGAGGCAATGGGTACGCCTGCGGATCGGACCGGTTTGTATATCGAGATGGTGAAGAGTTTTAACTCAGGCTGGATTCACTTTGGGAATCCTGACACGGAGAAGTTCTATGGGCCGACTACGATTGAGGCCTTTGCAGACGGGCTCAGGTAG
- a CDS encoding LysR family transcriptional regulator, with the protein MSVNLDALRSFVVLAEELHFGRAAKRLYVAQPTLTKQIQRLESELAVSLFTRTTGQVSLTSAGTVLLERAAELVRAGASFEGFAREASTGEVGTLRIGFGIATLSDLLPQSVIAYRAAFPKMRLEMQDMSSRAQMDALLEGSIDLGFVRMPVRHSKMKTLVVLREELLIAVAASGKHAATASLRDLRDEPFVLIGRSTSATYHSHALSLCALAGFQPNVVQEAKELFTVLSLVRAGLGVSLVPSTARRMRVPGVAFHPVRKTEARWDIAMAWRRDRERIVEPFAKLVRDTAKSAK; encoded by the coding sequence ATGAGCGTGAATCTGGATGCACTGCGATCGTTCGTTGTTCTTGCAGAGGAACTGCATTTTGGAAGAGCAGCGAAGCGTCTTTATGTTGCGCAACCGACTCTAACGAAACAGATACAGCGACTTGAGAGTGAGCTTGCTGTTTCGCTGTTTACGCGGACGACCGGGCAGGTGAGCCTTACCTCTGCTGGGACGGTTTTACTCGAAAGAGCAGCAGAGCTTGTTCGTGCAGGCGCCAGCTTTGAGGGCTTTGCGCGTGAGGCGAGCACAGGAGAAGTTGGTACGCTTCGGATTGGGTTTGGTATTGCGACGTTGAGCGATCTGTTGCCGCAGTCGGTGATTGCGTATCGTGCTGCGTTTCCGAAGATGCGTTTGGAGATGCAGGACATGAGTAGTCGCGCGCAGATGGATGCGCTACTGGAAGGCTCGATTGATCTTGGGTTTGTTCGTATGCCAGTACGGCACAGCAAGATGAAGACGCTCGTGGTGCTTCGAGAAGAATTGCTTATTGCAGTCGCTGCTTCTGGCAAGCATGCCGCCACAGCTTCGTTACGTGACCTGCGTGACGAGCCGTTTGTGTTGATTGGCAGATCGACTTCCGCAACGTACCACAGCCATGCTTTGAGCCTTTGTGCGTTGGCTGGATTTCAGCCGAACGTGGTTCAAGAAGCGAAGGAACTATTCACAGTGTTGAGCCTGGTGCGTGCGGGACTTGGTGTGAGTCTTGTTCCTTCGACTGCTCGACGTATGCGGGTTCCCGGTGTGGCCTTTCATCCTGTTCGGAAGACAGAGGCTCGTTGGGATATAGCGATGGCCTGGAGACGTGATCGGGAACGGATTGTTGAGCCGTTCGCCAAACTGGTGCGTGACACCGCGAAGTCGGCGAAGTGA
- the mqnC gene encoding cyclic dehypoxanthinyl futalosine synthase gives MGITRQQALDCFASDDLIGIGMEADAVRRRLHPEGVVSYIIDRNINYTNFCTEYCTFCAFYRPLKGKLASEGYILDFDTIYDKIRETEEMGGTGVLMQGGIHPDLKIDWFEKLFTGIKTRFPNIWLHCLSASEILAIAEYSEISLRDTIMRLRDAGLQSIPGGGAEILDDDVRKRIARLKCRTEDWVSVHRTAHSLGMRTTATMMFGVGETMEQRVNHFEVVRQLQEETGGFTAFIPWSFQPHNTALGGRGWDEATSVEYLKTLAISRMYLDNINNVQSSWVTQGLKVLQMGLRFGGNDVGSVMLEENVVKAAGTANCTTEEELRRIIRGAGFKPVQRDTLYTTYFLN, from the coding sequence ATGGGAATCACGCGGCAACAGGCCCTTGACTGCTTCGCTTCAGACGACCTTATCGGCATCGGCATGGAAGCCGACGCAGTGCGCCGCCGCCTGCATCCCGAAGGTGTGGTCAGCTACATCATCGACCGCAACATCAACTACACCAATTTCTGCACGGAATACTGCACCTTCTGCGCGTTCTATCGTCCGCTGAAGGGCAAGCTCGCCAGCGAAGGATACATCCTCGACTTCGACACCATCTACGACAAGATTCGCGAAACAGAAGAGATGGGCGGCACCGGCGTGCTGATGCAGGGCGGCATTCACCCTGACCTGAAGATCGACTGGTTTGAGAAGCTGTTCACCGGCATCAAGACGCGCTTCCCCAACATCTGGCTGCACTGCCTCTCCGCCAGCGAAATCCTCGCCATTGCGGAGTACAGCGAAATCAGCCTGCGCGACACCATCATGCGTCTGCGCGATGCAGGTCTGCAGTCCATCCCCGGTGGTGGCGCTGAGATTCTTGACGACGATGTCCGCAAGCGCATCGCACGCCTCAAGTGCCGCACAGAAGACTGGGTCAGCGTCCATCGCACGGCACACTCGCTCGGCATGCGCACCACCGCCACCATGATGTTCGGTGTGGGTGAAACCATGGAGCAGCGCGTGAACCACTTCGAAGTGGTACGCCAGCTTCAGGAAGAAACCGGTGGCTTCACCGCATTTATCCCCTGGAGCTTCCAGCCGCACAACACCGCCCTCGGTGGTCGCGGATGGGACGAAGCTACGAGCGTCGAATATCTGAAGACTCTCGCCATCAGCCGCATGTACCTGGACAACATCAACAACGTGCAAAGTTCGTGGGTCACGCAGGGCCTGAAGGTGCTGCAGATGGGCCTCCGCTTCGGCGGCAACGATGTTGGTTCCGTCATGCTGGAAGAAAACGTGGTCAAGGCGGCAGGCACCGCCAACTGCACCACGGAAGAGGAGCTTCGCCGCATCATCCGCGGAGCAGGCTTCAAACCAGTGCAGCGCGACACCCTCTACACCACTTACTTCCTGAATTAA
- the ampH gene encoding D-alanyl-D-alanine-carboxypeptidase/endopeptidase AmpH: MSRRRSASLCLALVAVTSSLQGCKYFRHQEEKQKKAQAAAVAKAQKKPKPEPLGPPIETANDYAYRIFQRTASTGMIAVVVRGDETWMAGYGHVSPANHDTPQADTLFRLCSISKILATDLLSKLVAMKKVSLDDPLQKFAPQNVTVPTMTARGPADRPVELIDLATHTAGMPREIAYPPQGAAHFTFPDFDYRWQWLPQYRMRSQPGTAAHYSNIGFDLLGDAVASASGMSYLQFFQQQTAQPLGLKDTTLTPTPDECSRLMGGMHEPIECTDTQAAAGSGGMYSTAQDMAKMLRYFLNLPGVPVHANELATQTVIDPANLHSIQGLGHAGLPDGLGLGWIEINKDYGPSRIVQKTGGGAGFQTYIALNPARHVGVFFARTDGRRPAGNMFREANDMLLAMVNLPPVPEDMNDPERELTAEELREANAKLRGIRHGKASAKTTKSAKPTHAAAAAKPAAKPAKSTTAKRTTASTGSAKPKPHTVHHKQR, translated from the coding sequence TTGTCGCGTCGCCGTTCTGCTTCCCTCTGCCTTGCTCTTGTCGCCGTCACCAGCTCACTTCAGGGCTGCAAATACTTTCGCCACCAGGAAGAAAAGCAGAAGAAGGCACAGGCTGCAGCCGTAGCCAAGGCGCAGAAGAAGCCCAAGCCCGAACCACTCGGGCCGCCCATCGAGACCGCGAACGACTACGCCTACCGCATCTTCCAGCGCACCGCCTCCACCGGCATGATCGCTGTCGTCGTCCGTGGCGATGAAACATGGATGGCGGGCTACGGACACGTCTCCCCCGCAAACCACGACACCCCACAAGCTGACACCCTCTTCCGCCTCTGCTCCATCTCCAAGATCCTCGCGACGGACCTGCTCTCCAAGCTCGTCGCCATGAAAAAGGTGTCGCTCGACGACCCGCTGCAGAAGTTCGCTCCGCAGAACGTGACTGTACCCACCATGACAGCGCGCGGCCCCGCTGATCGCCCGGTTGAGTTGATCGATCTCGCCACACACACCGCAGGCATGCCGCGCGAAATTGCATACCCACCGCAGGGCGCAGCACACTTCACCTTCCCGGACTTCGACTACCGCTGGCAGTGGCTGCCGCAGTACCGCATGCGTTCGCAGCCCGGAACCGCTGCGCATTACTCCAACATCGGCTTTGATCTTCTGGGTGACGCCGTCGCCTCCGCCAGCGGCATGAGCTACCTCCAGTTCTTCCAGCAGCAGACAGCACAGCCGCTGGGCCTGAAAGACACCACCCTCACGCCCACACCGGACGAATGCAGCCGCCTGATGGGGGGCATGCACGAACCCATCGAATGCACGGACACGCAGGCCGCAGCAGGCTCCGGAGGCATGTACTCCACCGCGCAGGACATGGCGAAGATGTTGCGCTACTTCCTCAACCTGCCTGGGGTCCCCGTCCACGCCAACGAACTCGCCACGCAAACCGTCATCGACCCCGCCAACCTCCACAGCATTCAGGGTCTCGGACACGCAGGTCTGCCCGACGGTCTCGGCCTCGGCTGGATCGAAATCAACAAGGACTACGGTCCCTCGCGCATCGTGCAGAAGACCGGTGGCGGCGCAGGCTTCCAGACCTACATCGCACTCAATCCCGCACGTCACGTAGGCGTTTTCTTCGCACGTACCGATGGCCGACGCCCCGCTGGCAACATGTTCCGCGAAGCCAACGACATGCTCCTGGCCATGGTGAACCTGCCTCCTGTGCCGGAAGACATGAACGACCCCGAGCGTGAACTCACTGCTGAGGAACTCCGCGAGGCCAACGCAAAACTTCGCGGCATCCGCCACGGCAAAGCCTCCGCCAAGACAACAAAGTCCGCGAAGCCAACACACGCCGCTGCAGCAGCAAAGCCAGCCGCAAAACCGGCCAAGTCGACAACGGCCAAGCGAACCACCGCCAGCACTGGAAGCGCAAAACCAAAGCCGCACACCGTCCATCACAAACAGCGGTAA
- a CDS encoding MFS transporter: MSRTAKWAIASLFLADGIGFGVWAAHVPVIQTNLHLDTAGLSFILLSLVAGSILSMPLAGFFITKFSSRATVRVAAACYILAIALLAAFKSHWAFMLGAGLFGASKGALDVSVNAQALAVEAHEQRSCINFCQGCWSVGGLFGSGISSVLLHHHFTASTDLFLCAAVLFLVCLPSFKGGLVADPFSPKQESGGSRFDPYLIKLAILAFFGLFAEGSVGDWAAVYLHLNIGTTLSWAAAGYAGYAICMAASRFTGGWLLARFSEANVLFGSGVLVAIGFSTFLLAPTWPLGFAGLGLTGVGMANIVPIVIKASERSTRMSAGAAISMVSTVGYFGLLAGPPLIGWVAHATTLRFALILIITAGLIVAAGPRFTKFSTEESSERTANPARSNQQEANLVS; the protein is encoded by the coding sequence ATGAGCCGTACCGCAAAATGGGCAATCGCTTCCCTCTTCCTGGCCGATGGCATTGGATTCGGCGTTTGGGCGGCACATGTTCCCGTGATTCAGACAAACCTGCACCTGGACACCGCCGGACTCTCGTTCATCCTGCTGAGCCTCGTCGCCGGGTCGATCCTGTCCATGCCGCTCGCCGGATTCTTCATCACAAAGTTCAGTAGCCGCGCCACGGTACGGGTCGCAGCCGCATGCTACATCCTCGCCATCGCGCTACTCGCCGCCTTCAAATCGCATTGGGCATTCATGTTGGGAGCGGGCCTATTTGGCGCATCCAAAGGCGCACTCGATGTTTCAGTAAATGCACAGGCACTTGCCGTAGAGGCACATGAGCAACGCTCATGCATCAACTTTTGCCAGGGCTGCTGGAGCGTCGGGGGCCTCTTCGGTTCCGGAATCTCCAGCGTCCTGCTGCATCACCACTTCACAGCCAGCACCGACCTCTTCCTCTGCGCCGCCGTCCTCTTCCTCGTCTGCCTTCCGTCATTCAAAGGCGGCCTGGTCGCGGATCCGTTCTCTCCCAAACAAGAATCGGGCGGTTCGCGCTTTGACCCGTATCTCATCAAACTCGCCATACTCGCCTTCTTCGGCCTCTTCGCCGAGGGCTCGGTGGGCGACTGGGCCGCGGTCTATCTCCACCTAAACATCGGCACCACCCTCTCCTGGGCGGCCGCAGGCTACGCCGGATACGCCATCTGCATGGCAGCGTCACGCTTCACCGGCGGCTGGCTTCTCGCGCGCTTTTCTGAGGCCAACGTGCTCTTCGGCAGCGGCGTCCTCGTCGCAATCGGCTTCAGCACCTTCCTGCTCGCGCCCACGTGGCCACTAGGCTTTGCAGGTCTGGGACTCACAGGCGTGGGTATGGCCAACATCGTCCCCATCGTCATCAAGGCATCGGAACGATCCACCCGCATGAGCGCAGGCGCAGCCATCTCCATGGTCTCCACCGTCGGCTACTTCGGTCTGCTAGCCGGGCCACCACTCATCGGCTGGGTAGCGCACGCCACCACCCTGCGCTTCGCCCTAATCCTCATCATCACCGCCGGCCTCATCGTGGCAGCGGGTCCGCGCTTCACAAAATTCTCCACCGAGGAGTCGTCGGAGCGCACAGCAAACCCCGCTAGATCCAACCAGCAGGAAGCAAACCTCGTATCCTGA
- a CDS encoding DUF3565 domain-containing protein: MIPQPITGFHQDEEGHWIADLACGHTQHVRHDPPWQSRPWTQTEEGRQSMLGHTLLCKLCEQAVN; the protein is encoded by the coding sequence ATGATCCCGCAGCCCATCACCGGCTTCCATCAGGACGAAGAAGGCCACTGGATCGCCGACCTCGCCTGCGGCCACACGCAGCACGTCCGCCACGATCCGCCCTGGCAATCCCGCCCCTGGACACAGACAGAAGAAGGCCGCCAGTCCATGCTGGGCCACACCCTTCTCTGCAAGCTCTGTGAGCAAGCGGTAAACTAA
- a CDS encoding TIGR03435 family protein encodes MSQVNNAVDDAKSLKFDVVSIRLSSASPKEQHLYITPDGYEAIGFPIETTLLVAYADAPFFKHLEELKGVPSWGGSERYDIRAKLAAADVAAWHNLNQNIFRTAPVLQHMLQQVLAERCNLRIHGVETKVDGLALHIGAKSPALVEDSTVPAGGAGSQLLDGARFVYTKQNDDQTWTFYNTSMSVLANWLTVSSKYQVEDRTGLQGRYRFVLRRLAEQPAEGDSTTQVDAPMPWDLHAVGLKVDREKMPSKIWIIDSIERPSSN; translated from the coding sequence GTGTCCCAAGTGAACAATGCAGTCGATGATGCCAAATCTCTGAAATTTGATGTGGTCTCGATCCGACTATCGAGTGCAAGCCCAAAGGAGCAGCATCTCTACATCACGCCGGATGGCTATGAGGCCATAGGATTTCCAATCGAAACGACGCTGCTGGTTGCGTATGCCGATGCGCCCTTTTTCAAACATCTGGAGGAATTGAAGGGTGTGCCTTCGTGGGGTGGGAGTGAACGTTATGACATCCGCGCGAAACTGGCTGCCGCGGATGTTGCTGCGTGGCACAACCTGAATCAGAATATCTTCCGAACGGCCCCGGTGTTGCAACATATGCTGCAACAGGTGTTGGCGGAGCGTTGCAACTTACGCATCCATGGTGTGGAAACGAAGGTGGATGGGCTCGCCCTGCACATTGGTGCGAAGTCGCCCGCGTTGGTGGAAGATTCCACCGTGCCGGCTGGTGGGGCGGGAAGCCAACTGCTGGATGGGGCAAGGTTTGTCTACACCAAGCAGAATGACGATCAGACATGGACGTTTTACAACACTTCCATGTCTGTTCTTGCGAACTGGCTCACTGTCAGTTCTAAGTACCAGGTGGAGGACCGGACAGGATTGCAAGGCAGATATAGGTTTGTGTTGCGTCGCCTGGCCGAGCAACCTGCGGAGGGCGATTCGACCACACAAGTGGATGCGCCTATGCCTTGGGATTTGCATGCGGTGGGATTGAAGGTGGATCGCGAGAAGATGCCTTCGAAGATCTGGATTATCGACAGTATCGAACGGCCTAGTTCGAATTAG
- a CDS encoding PASTA domain-containing protein produces the protein MKIRIRYHDNSGEVSAWAARSFRIGTTVLAMSTVALFSALITMRLAIHTGEVETPSLTGMTLEEAANASNNRKLNLTVENRFYSTTVPAGRVLSQSPAAGATVRKGWHMRITESLGPQRATIPDTVGMNEHDAGMAIRRASLDPGAMAHIPSPGLSDTVLAQTPPANAEGVDKPEVSLLLTEPYTAQPKAWVMPNLVGMSYSAASAKMREIELRVYAIVPIPAPPASADPSIPAPPPVPMAPAGYVLSQTPTAGARVTAADIAKVKMSAAAAISDPTTLITATPAANATPPAVKPR, from the coding sequence GTGAAGATTCGCATCCGCTACCACGACAACTCAGGCGAAGTCTCCGCATGGGCCGCGCGTTCCTTCCGCATCGGCACCACCGTCCTCGCCATGTCCACCGTAGCGCTGTTCTCCGCGCTCATCACCATGCGCCTCGCTATTCACACCGGCGAAGTGGAAACGCCCAGCCTCACCGGCATGACACTTGAAGAAGCTGCGAACGCCTCCAACAATCGCAAGCTCAACCTCACCGTGGAGAACCGTTTCTACTCCACCACCGTTCCCGCCGGACGCGTCCTCTCGCAATCGCCCGCCGCCGGAGCCACCGTCCGCAAGGGTTGGCACATGCGCATCACCGAAAGCCTCGGCCCCCAGCGCGCCACCATTCCTGACACAGTGGGCATGAACGAGCACGACGCAGGCATGGCAATCCGCCGCGCCTCGCTCGATCCCGGAGCAATGGCCCACATTCCCTCACCCGGCCTATCCGACACCGTACTCGCGCAAACCCCACCGGCCAATGCCGAGGGCGTCGATAAACCCGAAGTCAGCCTCCTGCTCACCGAGCCGTACACCGCGCAACCCAAGGCATGGGTCATGCCCAACCTCGTCGGCATGAGCTACTCCGCTGCCTCCGCAAAAATGCGCGAGATCGAACTCCGCGTCTACGCCATCGTCCCGATACCCGCGCCTCCCGCATCGGCCGACCCAAGCATCCCCGCGCCGCCACCCGTCCCCATGGCCCCGGCAGGCTACGTCCTCTCGCAAACGCCAACCGCAGGCGCCCGAGTCACCGCAGCAGACATAGCCAAGGTCAAAATGAGCGCAGCAGCCGCCATCTCCGACCCCACGACGCTCATCACAGCAACGCCCGCAGCGAACGCGACCCCACCCGCAGTGAAGCCACGTTAG